The Athalia rosae chromosome 4, iyAthRosa1.1, whole genome shotgun sequence DNA segment atgaaatatgaaaaaaattagcgtaAAAGTATGTATCTGACATTTTTTGCACAGTGTGAAATTTACATGCCCATCATTTTGGGACCTAGTAATTTTCTGTGAAGTTATCATATCGCGTTTACGGATAGCTGCAGAAGATAAATACTATGAATAATACACACCCCGTCAATCGTCGTTGCCTGGACGTTAGGAACGGCTAGATGGATACGCGAACAATATTACCCAGTCAGAAATTCTATTTGGTAATGACATAGAATACCAttttcacatttatttttGTAGTATTCGTGTAAAAGATGTTATAGCAAATGTGTACGGAGATCTCAGGTGCCGTTGTACAGCTTCCATTCGTGATACATATATCCGTATAGATTGTTCAAATGTATATTCTCTACAATGAAGGTTTAATAAATATTGCgttaaaaagagaattgcagTCAAATCTGTCTTGGAATATGCGATCCAATCCAAAACGCCGATACTTCTGACTTACCCGTTGGAAGTTCGTTGTGCGGTGTGGAATCATGATACAGTCatgaaaatttcccgtgtATAGCCTGCGAGTTGCAAATGTGTAATTAGGTGAGACGGTGTCAGGTGAGTTTCCCTCGGAAAGTTGAACTCGTTTGTACATTAAGCAGTACAAACAGTTAACGGAAAGTTTTCCGAGGTATGATAATTGAAACCCGAAAATACCTTCGGGCTAGTGATCGCCAGGTTTCTAGAAACGGGACATAAACGGTTGTCAGAGGGATATATAAACCGAGTCGTTCACCAGTGCGAAACACAGTTCGAGTCTTGCCCCATAGACTGGTCAATAGGACTGCAAGGcccgattttcaattttgtaacaaatatttatacagtAAGCGAAGAAGTCAAGGAGTAATATCTCGCGATGGCTCATCTTGGAAATGTTGCGGTGGTACTTGTTTTGTGTTTCGGAGTTTTCGCGAGTTGCCAACAAGGTAGCATCGAAGAATTGTTGGCTGATACGCCGTTAGTACGGAGACAGATCGCCTGTCTGTTGAACGAAGGGCCGTGTGATGACCTCGGAAGATCTGCCAAAGGTCAGGAAATAAATAGCCATCTGAGCATgttgaactattttttttatttttttttatattcacaaGCACCAAAtattcacgtacatatatacaggcATATTTAATTAGGCAAAAATTACCGATTACAGTTTCGTTGAAGGAGGTACTGATTAATAACTGCG contains these protein-coding regions:
- the LOC105686212 gene encoding ejaculatory bulb-specific protein 3-like, whose amino-acid sequence is MAHLGNVAVVLVLCFGVFASCQQGSIEELLADTPLVRRQIACLLNEGPCDDLGRSAKVSLKEVLINNCARCQPQQRANAAKVVQFVSKNYPKEWARLVKLYGGNARRS